Genomic DNA from Spirochaetia bacterium 38H-sp:
ACAACCAACATCCACAGCCAGCAAATACAAGAAAAATATCCAAAACTACCCTTTATGCTAAACACAGAAGAAAAAAAACAGCTAGAACAGACCGGACAATTTACAAAATACTTTGACAACACACCCATTATCATCTATACAGGAGAATACTACAAAGAAATACAACAACAGATAAACAAACTCAAACCCACAATAGGCGTGGAAACCATATTCATAATCCCCATGACAGAAAAACTGAGAGCAGAAAAGAACACACAACTTGCAATATACAACATAACACACAAAATAAGCAGCATGAGCGGCATAGAATATTACTCCGCAAGCAGAAAAAAAATGCGAATAATGTTCAAAGAAGCCTACATAATAGACAACCAAAAAAACAAAAACAAACAACCTGACCCAGAATATAACAAAATCCCTCAAACAGACAGCATATTAATCTATCAGGACGACTCTAGCTTTGGCAAAAACATATACAGCATAGACTACATACAAAAAAACACCACACTCATCCTCAGCATGATAAACCGTGACAAACTAGCATACATGG
This window encodes:
- a CDS encoding DUF6675 family protein, with the translated sequence MKAKKTAILSLTILLLTTNIHSQQIQEKYPKLPFMLNTEEKKQLEQTGQFTKYFDNTPIIIYTGEYYKEIQQQINKLKPTIGVETIFIIPMTEKLRAEKNTQLAIYNITHKISSMSGIEYYSASRKKMRIMFKEAYIIDNQKNKNKQPDPEYNKIPQTDSILIYQDDSSFGKNIYSIDYIQKNTTLILSMINRDKLAYMGWIPLVDPGNISINLIIIPREEYIIFYGICSVKTISFFGIEKRYDSFYNRIVALKNWFTTQIQ